In Candidatus Methylomirabilota bacterium, the following are encoded in one genomic region:
- a CDS encoding FAD-binding oxidoreductase, which produces MSALPRTADIVIIGAGAIGSSIAYHLSKRGARDVVVLEREAIGSGSTSKAAGGIRVQFATRVEIEFSLRGIAFFKRFEDEMGVPCDFRQEGYLFILSSDKDVARFRTNVALQQSMGADVRMIAPDDAKAIVPGLRVDDAIAAVWGPTDGYASPNDVVQAYAARARAGGVRFFEETPVTGIELDDGRKVSAVVTPAGRIETRLVINAAGPQAPLVGKMVGLDLPVDPRRRHIFVTDSFSEIRHPIPLVTDIASGFYCRSEQGAILMSPGDIGAHTEYTASVDWGVLEQTVEKAVHRMPALEHAQIRHAWAGLRPLTPDGRGILDWAPGIDGLYLAI; this is translated from the coding sequence ATGAGCGCGCTGCCGCGGACGGCCGACATCGTCATCATCGGCGCGGGCGCCATCGGCTCGAGCATCGCCTACCACCTCTCGAAGCGCGGGGCCCGCGACGTCGTGGTGCTCGAGCGCGAGGCGATCGGCTCGGGCTCGACGAGCAAGGCCGCGGGCGGGATCCGGGTGCAGTTCGCCACGCGCGTCGAGATCGAGTTCTCCCTGCGGGGCATCGCCTTCTTCAAGCGCTTCGAGGACGAGATGGGCGTGCCGTGCGACTTCCGCCAGGAGGGCTATCTCTTCATCCTGTCGAGCGACAAGGACGTCGCCCGCTTCCGCACCAACGTGGCGCTCCAGCAAAGCATGGGCGCCGACGTCAGGATGATCGCTCCCGATGACGCGAAGGCCATCGTGCCGGGGCTTCGCGTGGACGACGCGATCGCGGCCGTCTGGGGGCCGACGGACGGCTACGCCTCACCCAACGACGTGGTCCAGGCCTACGCGGCCCGCGCCCGGGCTGGCGGGGTCAGGTTCTTTGAGGAAACGCCGGTGACCGGGATCGAGCTCGACGACGGCAGGAAGGTGAGCGCCGTCGTGACGCCGGCGGGCCGGATCGAGACGCGGCTCGTGATCAACGCCGCCGGGCCGCAGGCGCCCCTGGTTGGGAAAATGGTGGGCCTCGACCTGCCGGTCGACCCTCGGCGGCGCCACATCTTCGTCACGGACAGCTTCAGCGAGATCAGGCACCCGATCCCGCTCGTGACCGATATCGCGTCGGGCTTCTACTGCCGGAGCGAGCAGGGCGCGATCCTGATGAGCCCGGGCGACATCGGGGCGCACACGGAGTACACGGCGAGCGTGGACTGGGGCGTGCTGGAGCAGACGGTGGAGAAGGCGGTGCACCGCATGCCGGCGCTCGAGCACGCCCAGATCCGCCACGCCTGGGCAGGACTGCGGCCGCTCACGCCAGACGGGCGAGGCATCCTCGACTGGGCGCCTGGGATAGACGGGCTCTATCTCGCCATCG